The Alnus glutinosa chromosome 3, dhAlnGlut1.1, whole genome shotgun sequence nucleotide sequence CTGCTGAGGGCGTCGGCTACCACATTTGCTTTCCCTGGTAGATAATTAATTGAGCAATCATAATCGTTAAGAAGTTCCAACCATTGTCTCTTGCGCATGTTGAGTTCCTTCTGAGTGAAGAAGTACTTTAGGCTTTTGTGATCCGTGTAAATCTTGCAATGCTCCCCATAAAGATAGTGTCGCCAGATTTTCAAAGCAAAGACCACTGTAGCTAGCTCGAGGTCGTGGGTTGGATAGTTACGTTAGTGCACTTTCAGTTGTCTTGAGGCGTAGGCGATCACCTTCCCATGTTGCATCAAAACCCAGCCTAGTCCCTTGTAGGAAACGCCGTTGTAAATTACAAATCCACTAGTCCCGAATGGAAGCGTAAGGACAGGCGTGGTGACCAAATGGTGCTTCAATTCTTGAAAACTTCTTTCACAATCCTCCGACTAGAGGAATACTTCATTCTTTTTAGTGAGTTTAGTTAAAGGGGCAGCTAGCTTGGAAAACTCTTCAACAAATCTTCTGTAATACCCCGTGAGACCTAGGAAACTTCTTATCTTGTGGGAACTTGTAGGTCTCGCCCAATTCACCACAACCTCCACCTTATGGGTATCCACCGAAACTCCTTCCTTTGATATGACATGCCCTAAAAATGCCACTTCCTCCAACTAGAACTCACACTTCTTGAATTTCGCAAAAATTTTATGCCTCCTCAATATAGTCAATATTGTAGACAAATGCTCCTCGTGTTCTTCTCAGCTCTTTGAATAGACTAGTATGTCGTCAATGAAAACCACCACACATCGATCGACCAATTCTTGAAAGGTTCGATTCATCATGTCCATGAATGCGGCTGGGGCATTGGTTAATCCGAATGGAATTACTAAAAACTCGTAGTGCCCGTAACGCTTCCTGAATACTGTTTTTTGAATATCCTCCTCCTTAATCTTGAGCTAGTGGTAACCAGACCGTAGGTCAATCTTGGAAAATAGTTGAGAGCCGTGTAGTTGATCAAAAAGGTCATTGACTCTTGGTAGCGGGTACTTATTCTTGACTGTGACCTTATTCAGTTCTCTGTAGTCGATGCATAACCTCATCAATCCATCCTTTTTCTTAACAAATAAAACTGGCGCTCCCCAAGGGGATACACTTGGACAAATAAATCCTTTGTCTAGGAGTTCTTGCAGTTGTTCGTTCAGTTCTCTGAGTTCAAGCAGTGCCATCCGGCAGGGTGCCTTGGATATAGGTCTCGTGCCTGGTAATAGGTCTATGGTAAATTCGATCTCTTTGTCAGGAGGTAATCCAAGTAGCTCCTCTGGAAATACGTCTACGAAATCTTGTACGATAGGTATCTCCTCAATTTTTGCCTCTGCTACTTCTTTCTTCACACAAGCCAAAAATCCCGAACACCCTTGCTTCAATAGCCAGGTCGCCTGCACTGCTGATTCCAACTTGGGTAGATTGATACCCCAATTCCCTTGAAGTTTAAATTCTGCCTCTCCCGATGGTCTGAACACCACTTCCTTGCAGAAATAGTCGACACAAGCATGGTAGATAGACAACCAATCCATACCTAGGATGACATCAAACCAACTCTTCTAAAAAATGACAAGATCAGCTAGCATGACATGACCCTGCACAGAAATTGGGCAATCCTTAACTACAGAGGTACATATTACCGTTTTCCCTGCAGGAGTGGTCACTGCTAGGTCCACATCCAACCGTTCAAATCTCAAACCGCAATTTCTAGTAAAAGAGGATGACACAAACGAATGTGTGGCCCCTGACTCAAAAAGTAGTAACCTGGCAAGATGCAATCAAAAGTGTGCCTGTCACCACTTTGTTCGACACCGTAGTATCACCTGGCGTCAAGGCATACACACGTACAGGTGCAGTATTCTGTTGTCCTTCTGGGCGATTCTGATTGGTTGGGTTGTTGACAGGGGTTCGGCACTCCTTAGCAAAATGCCCTGGTCCACCGCATTTGTAACAAACCTGTCCAACATGACATCTCCCAAAATGCATCTTTCCACAAGTTTGACATGTGGGATGCTGACCGCCCACTCCTTGTCGATTGGGCTGTTAAGGAGCTATGTTCCTTCCAGCGGTAGGGTTGAATCTTCTCTTTTTGGGGTTGTGAGGGTGTCCCCCAAATCGACTCCCTTATGGGGCGCTTCTCTTCTTTTGGTTTAAGTACTTTGCATTGATCTTCAACGTTGGCTCAATCACGGTCGCCTTGCTGACCAGGTCCATTAGGTTTCCGATCTTGAAACCAACCACTTGATTCATGATTCTCAGTTGCAAACCCCTTTCAAACCTTTTCGCCTTTAGATCTTCTGTGGGCACAAGGTATGGGGCGAACCGTGAGAGTTCTATGAACTTTGCAGCGTACTGCTCCACTATCGAGGGTCCCTGCACCAGGTCGATAAACTCATGTGCCCTAGCTTGTCGAACTGACTGGGGAAACAAGCGTTCTAGAAATGCATCCTTGAAATTCTTCCAAGTGATGGGTAAGCCTTAGCCTAGTTGCTGTTGCAAGTGGTCCTTCTTAGATGCCCACCACCGTTCTGCTTCAGCGGTCATCTTGAAAGTAGCATAGCGAACCATCTATTCGTCCGTACAGCACATGACTTCCATAAGCTTATCCATCTGTGAAACCCAATTTTTTGCAACCACCGCATCTGGTATCAAAATAACAATTAAGTCTGACAACATAGATAAAAGCCCAAAGGGCATAAGTTCGTGCTAATGCACGTGTGACAACAAAAGGGTCATGCAATGCTCCTACTGCTAGCCTAAATTCCCATTTTCGGGCGCCTAGGTCTCACTgctcaaaacctaaaaacaaaacgagtaagggtgagcgagaaatgctcagtaaagtagtcctcaaccataaaacagttgagttaaattcattttctttaaaacaaaacaaaacaaaaataaaaataaaaataaaacaatttatttgtTGTCGCAGTTCAAGGCACAATTACCACATATCACTATTTACACAAGATaacctttttattaaaaatctttTCTTAAAACATTGATTCTCTTAAAACCCTTCGAAACTTCTTGTGTCATATCATTAATTAAATGCGATTTAATTCTCAATAAAACTAAGTTAAGGCCTATTCTTTTATATGGAACacataattatacaaatataCTTAAAACTAATTTCTCAtaatagggcccatgtacactattgcgcccggtgtacttagggttgcgcggtctttgTTGTGACCATGGCAAGTAACTGTGGCCGCaggcctgccccgtcagctaattaatcaaagtgcacttaACATGACCTAGAGACGGATTACCGCCTTCTCAACATTcttcagcgggtgcgcttccatctcaagcaacAGTACCAAGCTTAATCCTCTgtgaatctctgtgaatatctctaGGACCAAAATAAGTCTCTTCCATAAACGTGCCtcttttataaaaatctcattctcataaattattcttattcctttcacTTTCTTGTAGTACATCTTTGggcaacgtgtgggagggtttttacaCTTCCCTTTTCATTACTACCAAAAGTAATGACTTCCCATCTCGGgagtaaaataagcaattttttctataattggaAAGTCCTTTAGAACTAAGGTTTTCTCAAAATTGCTGctttcaaaaatatcatttccaccaaataaatttcatatcaAAACTAATTTAAGACAAATCCTtcatgcaaacaatataaattgaaATACAGAACGAGAACAATTATTTGCAAATATGTTAATAAAGGGATAAAATattatgacataaaacaattttagaAGGGGTAGATGATCCCTTACATCTCTAAACGCAGCTACTGAAATTTCCTGGCAGCTAGCTAGTCACCTGAGTACAGGTTCAAACAATTATTACTACGTACTCATTACTGGACACATAATAACTTATCTATCGTTCGGTCTGCTAGTCTAATGAGAATGGAttccaagttaaaaaaaaaaaaaaaaaaaaaaaaaaaaaaaaaa carries:
- the LOC133863134 gene encoding uncharacterized protein LOC133863134, with translation MDWLSIYHACVDYFCKEVVFRPSGEAEFKLQGNWGINLPKLESAVQATWLLKQGCSGFLACVKKEVAEAKIEEIPIVQDFVDVFPEELLGLPPDKEIEFTIDLLPGTRPISKAPCRMALLELRELNEQLQELLDKGFICPSVSPWGAPVLFVKKKDGLMRLCIDYRELNKVTVKNKYPLPRVNDLFDQLHGSQLFSKIDLRSGKANVVADALSRKATTSGVAAMFTTWKELLLDMDRAGIELAIEGVQSYLGKLTLEPTLLEQIRVAQLTDDELIKIREEVVKGRREDFSISEDGAKYQNRLCVPKEDNLRKEILIEAHQSL